A single Ignavibacteriales bacterium DNA region contains:
- a CDS encoding glycosyltransferase, protein MEFIMDIFTFLLFALLIFPLMTVLMHLLLKKRGKKEYHSADGNHDFAVIVTAYKNFSVTLASIESLIRQNYPSEKYFVYVVADGCEDITEVSSDRVAVLKPEEQLNSKVRSMLFAIDRFKRKHDYIIVIDADNVAAPDYLEQMNRFTRQGYTAVQGKRTHKNLDTAYAGLDAAGEIYYNYTQRTVPYQLGSSAAISGSAMAIKASVYENLLREISSQSGVILAEDKMLQNYLAKEDFVTAFAENALVFDEKISKGVQTQRQRTRWLKSYFDNLKTAFGIAVLGLKKRSFNQVFFGIMTAYPPIIIMILFSAVIVLLNLLFAPGGILLIAAGWILFVFCFLFVLLINHARKEIWKSLFSIPLFAFRQVMALLNLKKSKTDFLATEHTKNRSVDDILKEMKR, encoded by the coding sequence ATGGAATTCATAATGGATATTTTTACCTTTCTGCTTTTTGCGCTGCTGATTTTTCCGCTTATGACGGTGCTGATGCATCTCCTGCTGAAAAAACGCGGAAAAAAGGAGTATCATTCTGCTGATGGCAATCATGACTTTGCCGTTATTGTAACTGCATATAAAAATTTCAGTGTTACACTGGCATCAATAGAGTCATTAATTAGGCAGAATTATCCTTCAGAGAAGTATTTTGTTTATGTGGTTGCTGACGGGTGTGAGGATATTACTGAGGTTTCATCAGACCGTGTGGCTGTGCTTAAACCTGAAGAGCAGTTAAACTCAAAAGTACGTTCCATGCTTTTTGCAATTGACCGCTTTAAGAGAAAGCATGATTACATAATAGTAATAGATGCAGATAATGTCGCGGCCCCGGATTACCTTGAACAGATGAACCGGTTTACCCGACAGGGATATACTGCTGTGCAGGGCAAAAGAACCCACAAGAATCTTGATACTGCTTATGCCGGACTTGATGCTGCAGGTGAAATCTATTATAACTATACCCAGCGGACGGTTCCGTATCAGCTTGGTTCTTCAGCAGCAATTTCCGGATCAGCAATGGCAATTAAAGCCTCAGTGTATGAGAACCTCCTGCGTGAAATAAGCAGCCAGAGCGGTGTGATACTTGCAGAGGACAAAATGCTGCAGAACTACCTTGCAAAGGAAGATTTTGTTACCGCTTTTGCGGAAAATGCCCTGGTTTTTGATGAAAAGATTTCGAAAGGGGTACAGACACAGAGGCAGCGGACACGATGGTTAAAATCCTATTTTGATAATCTGAAAACAGCCTTCGGAATTGCAGTGCTCGGCCTGAAAAAAAGAAGTTTTAATCAGGTGTTTTTCGGTATAATGACAGCCTATCCTCCGATTATCATAATGATTCTTTTCTCCGCAGTTATAGTTTTATTAAATCTTCTCTTTGCTCCGGGTGGAATATTACTTATCGCTGCCGGCTGGATATTGTTTGTTTTTTGCTTTCTGTTTGTTCTTCTGATTAATCATGCCCGTAAAGAAATATGGAAATCACTTTTTTCAATTCCTCTCTTTGCTTTCCGGCAGGTAATGGCTCTGCTCAATCTGAAAAAATCTAAAACTGATTTTCTTGCAACGGAGCATACGAAAAACAGGTCTGTTGATGATATACTGAAAGAGATGAAACGATGA
- a CDS encoding glycosyltransferase, producing MLYEIIFWSVFFVIVYTYAGYALAAVIIAKIPLFRKSFFLPRNRRESVVSQENPYEPKVTLIISAFAESREIIREKIRNTFALNYPKEKLEIYFAIALDKRGDTDETLDEYFRYFMESGVSTGLKSKTEELLSRFTILDAEGKPDIEALNRIIALLESVEADTTQIDLDYKKQLEDMAAGRDLRWFVTKDVERKGKISQVNRTVKKASGEILVFSDANSMFNSDSIKNLVRHFADSQVGCVAGEKRIRKNENSSSGEGEGFYWKYESFLKKIDSQIYSTMGAAGEIYAVRRNLMERGVPENAIIEDFVLSMKLVEDGYRIVYEPEAYAEEDPTVTITDEYKRRARISAGGFQSIVLLRKLLNLFSYRMASFQYISHRVLRWAVVPFLLPVIFILNLFLLDNPVYLVLMVLQVIFYLLGAGGYVLEKRHKKIRIFNIVYMFLMMNFSAYAGLKRFLSGKQSTLWEKAARVS from the coding sequence ATGTTGTATGAAATTATTTTCTGGTCAGTCTTTTTTGTAATTGTATATACCTATGCGGGTTATGCACTTGCCGCGGTGATTATTGCAAAGATTCCCCTCTTCAGAAAAAGCTTTTTCCTTCCCCGGAACAGGAGAGAATCAGTTGTCTCACAAGAGAATCCATACGAACCAAAGGTAACACTTATTATTTCCGCGTTTGCTGAGAGCAGAGAAATTATCAGGGAGAAAATCAGAAATACTTTTGCGCTGAATTATCCTAAGGAAAAACTCGAAATCTACTTTGCGATTGCGCTTGATAAGCGGGGTGATACCGATGAAACGCTTGATGAGTATTTCCGTTATTTTATGGAAAGCGGAGTCTCCACCGGGCTGAAAAGCAAGACCGAAGAACTGCTGAGCAGGTTCACAATTCTTGATGCAGAGGGCAAACCGGATATTGAAGCCCTCAACAGAATTATAGCATTGCTCGAATCGGTTGAGGCAGATACTACTCAGATTGATCTCGATTATAAAAAGCAGCTTGAGGATATGGCAGCCGGGAGAGATTTACGCTGGTTTGTCACCAAAGATGTTGAGCGGAAAGGGAAGATTTCTCAGGTGAACCGCACCGTTAAAAAAGCCTCAGGAGAGATTCTTGTCTTTTCTGATGCAAACTCAATGTTCAACAGCGATTCGATTAAAAATCTGGTCAGACATTTTGCTGATTCACAGGTGGGGTGTGTTGCCGGCGAAAAGAGGATCAGGAAAAATGAGAATTCATCCAGCGGTGAGGGGGAGGGCTTTTACTGGAAATATGAATCATTCCTGAAAAAAATTGACTCACAGATTTACAGCACTATGGGTGCTGCGGGAGAGATTTACGCAGTCAGGCGAAATCTGATGGAACGCGGGGTTCCTGAGAATGCCATAATCGAAGATTTTGTCCTCTCCATGAAACTGGTTGAGGATGGTTACCGCATTGTTTATGAACCGGAAGCATACGCTGAAGAAGATCCGACGGTCACAATAACGGATGAATACAAAAGAAGAGCGAGAATTTCGGCAGGAGGTTTTCAGTCTATCGTTTTGCTCAGAAAACTGCTTAACCTGTTCAGTTACCGGATGGCTTCTTTTCAGTACATCAGCCACCGGGTGCTTCGCTGGGCCGTGGTTCCCTTTCTGCTGCCGGTTATCTTCATTTTGAACCTCTTTCTGCTTGACAATCCGGTTTATCTGGTGCTGATGGTCTTACAAGTAATTTTCTATCTGCTCGGTGCCGGGGGGTATGTGCTTGAGAAACGGCACAAAAAAATCAGGATATTCAACATAGTCTACATGTTTCTCATGATGAACTTTTCCGCATACGCAGGTCTGAAAAGATTTCTAAGCGGTAAACAGTCAACGCTCTGGGAGAAGGCAGCAAGGGTTTCCTGA
- a CDS encoding acyltransferase, with translation MLVLRMLMPRNQARPRLWVSWLVNPFFHKKGSRSLIRRNTRMDVMPFKKFILGSDSTIEDFSTVNNGVGDVIIGDRTRIGLGNVIIGPVVIGNDVMFAQNIVLSGLNHGYEDISLSPSVQPVSTAQITVEDEVWIGANAVITAGVTIGKHSVIAAGSVVTKDIPPYSVAAGTPARVIKKYNADTKQWEKQ, from the coding sequence ATGCTTGTGCTGAGGATGCTTATGCCCCGCAATCAGGCGCGTCCGCGCCTGTGGGTGAGCTGGCTGGTTAATCCTTTTTTTCATAAAAAGGGAAGCCGGTCGCTGATCAGAAGAAATACTAGAATGGATGTAATGCCCTTTAAGAAGTTTATTCTGGGGAGTGATTCAACCATTGAAGATTTTTCCACTGTGAATAACGGCGTTGGAGATGTTATCATAGGTGACCGCACTCGCATAGGTCTTGGTAACGTGATTATCGGGCCTGTGGTTATCGGAAATGACGTGATGTTCGCGCAAAATATTGTGCTCTCCGGATTAAATCACGGATATGAGGATATATCACTTTCGCCGAGTGTTCAGCCGGTTTCAACGGCTCAGATTACCGTTGAAGATGAGGTGTGGATCGGCGCCAATGCCGTTATTACAGCAGGAGTTACCATAGGCAAACATTCGGTTATCGCCGCAGGCAGTGTTGTTACAAAAGATATACCCCCTTATTCAGTGGCAGCGGGAACCCCGGCAAGAGTTATTAAAAAGTACAACGCAGACACAAAACAATGGGAGAAGCAGTGA
- a CDS encoding sugar transferase, producing the protein MILSAGVGSRLYPLTDKLPKPMLPLANKPALEYLVDLCANNGIKDIRMNLHYLPEAIDTYFHDGKKWGVNISYSLEKKLLGTAGAVKRSERFLDDTFVVLSGDGFTNMNLAEMLNFHKSSGAKVTIAVKKVDDPSKFGVVVTEHDGKILAFQEKPKKEEAKSDTVNLGIYIIEPEILSLIEKNVPYDFGYQLFPKILEMKIPFYAYQTEAYWTDIGDIQEYRNLNLDLVSNRISGSEITSGAERNLVLGEGTRIGSNLAKKISGPAIIGKNCKIDEDVTITGPVVIGDNVIIESGSVISESVILSNTHIGRNVNLDKSVTSENYTMNIPHNFGMVVDDEKVLKQTETETAGERFSRILINLFDRSVALAALTALTPLFLIVALLIKLDSRGPVFYRSKRVVSPQMKRTGRNWYFFRGEKALGYTVFRTMYTDADKRIGNLKNKYENGPFIKIEDDPRVTRVGKFLRKTSIDELPLFINVLKGDMSLVGIWALPVYEAESLLNNGLKIFAGEEELDFSELAQVRFSGRAGLAGYWQSRGRSQLTSEERALHDSYQAAQYLYGKKYKKSLGKYSQHTTIGGYFTLIKETFLSVVKRTGAI; encoded by the coding sequence ATGATATTATCAGCAGGAGTCGGCAGCAGGCTGTATCCTCTTACCGATAAACTTCCCAAACCGATGCTTCCGCTGGCAAATAAACCGGCACTTGAATATCTGGTTGACCTTTGCGCAAACAACGGTATTAAGGATATCAGGATGAATCTCCACTATCTTCCCGAAGCAATTGATACTTACTTTCATGACGGAAAGAAGTGGGGGGTAAATATATCCTATTCGCTTGAAAAAAAGCTGCTTGGTACAGCAGGCGCAGTTAAGAGATCTGAACGGTTTCTTGATGATACATTTGTGGTTCTCAGCGGAGACGGTTTTACCAATATGAACCTTGCTGAGATGCTGAACTTTCATAAGTCATCAGGCGCAAAGGTAACCATTGCGGTAAAAAAAGTGGATGATCCCTCGAAATTTGGTGTAGTAGTTACGGAACATGACGGAAAGATACTTGCATTCCAGGAAAAACCCAAAAAGGAAGAGGCAAAATCCGATACCGTGAATCTGGGAATATATATCATTGAGCCGGAAATCCTGTCGCTTATTGAGAAGAATGTGCCGTATGATTTTGGTTATCAGCTTTTCCCTAAAATTCTTGAAATGAAAATTCCGTTTTATGCTTATCAGACAGAAGCATACTGGACGGATATCGGCGATATTCAGGAGTACCGGAATCTTAATCTTGATCTGGTTTCAAACAGAATATCAGGAAGCGAAATAACTTCAGGTGCTGAGAGAAATTTAGTACTCGGAGAAGGAACAAGAATCGGCTCAAATCTGGCGAAAAAAATCAGCGGACCGGCTATTATCGGAAAAAATTGCAAAATTGATGAGGATGTAACCATTACCGGCCCTGTGGTTATTGGTGATAATGTAATAATCGAATCAGGCAGCGTTATTTCTGAAAGTGTCATACTTTCTAATACTCACATTGGCAGAAATGTAAACCTTGACAAAAGTGTTACGAGCGAAAATTATACGATGAATATTCCTCACAATTTTGGTATGGTGGTTGATGATGAGAAAGTTCTGAAGCAGACAGAAACAGAAACAGCAGGTGAACGTTTCTCAAGAATACTGATTAATCTTTTTGACAGATCCGTGGCTTTGGCTGCACTCACAGCACTTACGCCCCTGTTCCTGATTGTCGCTCTTTTGATAAAACTTGATTCCAGGGGACCGGTTTTTTACCGTTCAAAGCGTGTAGTATCGCCACAGATGAAAAGAACCGGCAGGAACTGGTATTTCTTCAGAGGAGAAAAAGCCCTCGGTTATACCGTTTTCCGCACTATGTATACTGACGCTGATAAAAGAATCGGTAATCTGAAGAATAAGTATGAAAACGGACCATTTATAAAAATTGAAGATGACCCCCGCGTAACAAGAGTAGGAAAATTCCTCAGAAAAACCTCGATTGACGAGCTGCCGTTGTTTATCAACGTACTGAAAGGAGACATGAGTCTGGTTGGTATTTGGGCGCTTCCGGTTTATGAAGCTGAATCACTGCTGAACAACGGTCTCAAAATATTTGCCGGTGAAGAGGAACTTGATTTCTCTGAACTAGCTCAGGTGCGCTTTAGCGGAAGAGCCGGACTTGCCGGTTACTGGCAGTCACGCGGCAGATCACAGCTTACTTCAGAAGAACGTGCACTCCATGACAGCTATCAGGCGGCACAATACCTGTACGGAAAAAAATATAAAAAATCACTCGGAAAGTATTCACAGCATACTACCATTGGCGGTTATTTTACCCTGATTAAAGAAACTTTTCTGTCAGTGGTTAAACGGACAGGTGCTATCTGA
- a CDS encoding TolC family protein — protein sequence MIQVLVLFMFFLPGFIDAQQVFDKYRDNETVLIAKLVEAAQRNNPQISVYANRIELARENNTQAKWSWFNNVNLSYQYVPNYGGAEQSSGLPKFGLGLSVNLGNILSTPSRITQTESEIAIAEADYKTNQQYLKAETIRRYANFKRATELLKTRDQAVNDSESTMLLVKHRFEQGEATLEDYNRALRAYTDNKERKIESMGDILAHKYSLEEIIGISLEELE from the coding sequence ATGATACAGGTGCTGGTGCTCTTTATGTTTTTTCTTCCGGGTTTTATTGATGCGCAGCAGGTATTTGATAAATACCGTGATAATGAAACGGTTCTGATCGCTAAACTGGTGGAAGCCGCGCAGAGGAATAATCCCCAGATTTCTGTATATGCAAACAGAATTGAACTCGCCCGCGAAAACAATACGCAGGCGAAATGGAGCTGGTTTAATAACGTTAATCTTTCATATCAGTATGTCCCCAATTATGGCGGTGCTGAGCAGTCATCCGGACTGCCAAAATTCGGACTCGGGCTCTCGGTGAATCTTGGAAATATACTTTCAACCCCGAGCCGGATTACCCAGACGGAAAGTGAAATCGCCATTGCAGAAGCAGACTATAAAACCAATCAGCAGTATCTGAAAGCAGAAACTATCAGGAGGTATGCCAACTTTAAAAGAGCAACTGAACTGCTCAAAACCCGCGATCAGGCAGTGAACGATTCAGAATCTACCATGCTTCTGGTAAAGCATCGCTTTGAGCAGGGGGAAGCCACTCTGGAGGATTATAACCGGGCGCTGAGAGCATATACCGATAACAAAGAACGGAAGATCGAAAGCATGGGGGATATTCTCGCCCATAAATACAGTCTTGAAGAAATTATTGGAATATCCCTTGAGGAACTGGAATAA
- a CDS encoding glycosyltransferase family 4 protein has translation MKPLRVLHTIRQGSVGGGETYLYNLVKSLDRSRFEPVVLSFTEGEMVDRLRSQGITTHVIYTEKPFAVHLYTKVKKLIIDEKIDFVHIHGTRAATNTLIPARMAGVPAIYTVHGWSFHTGNNKLVTWSRILSEKFITRFADQTVCGSEADLTEGRKHCPAGRYNLIHNSIDSNSFNPEVVTSSFREENGYSSGDFIVSFIARMTFQKDPQTFIRAIPLVLKSVPDAKFLMVGDGELKEEAMALAVELKIEQNIRFLPFSKNVKEVLKAVDVFVLPSLWEVIPLALLEAMAMKKLCIGTDIPGTTEALKDGVNGFLFKTGNEKELAEKMLAAYAVRDSRELLTSSARKTVTEHFDLKQLVRKNQALYAKLLSQA, from the coding sequence ATGAAACCACTGAGAGTACTCCACACCATCAGACAGGGATCCGTCGGAGGCGGAGAGACTTATCTCTATAATCTGGTAAAAAGTCTTGATCGCAGCCGTTTTGAACCGGTTGTGCTGAGTTTTACCGAAGGGGAGATGGTTGACCGACTGAGGTCACAGGGGATTACAACCCACGTGATTTATACAGAAAAGCCCTTCGCTGTTCATCTCTATACCAAGGTAAAAAAGCTTATCATTGATGAAAAGATTGACTTTGTGCATATTCATGGTACCCGTGCAGCAACCAATACACTGATCCCGGCCCGAATGGCGGGAGTACCTGCAATATATACCGTACACGGATGGTCGTTCCATACTGGCAATAATAAGCTGGTGACCTGGTCGAGGATTCTTTCGGAAAAGTTTATTACACGGTTTGCTGATCAGACTGTCTGCGGTTCGGAAGCTGACCTTACAGAGGGGAGAAAACATTGTCCGGCGGGCAGATATAATCTGATACACAACAGTATTGACTCCAACAGCTTTAATCCGGAAGTGGTGACCTCTTCATTCAGGGAAGAGAACGGATACTCATCAGGAGATTTTATCGTGTCATTTATAGCACGCATGACGTTTCAGAAAGATCCGCAGACCTTTATCAGGGCTATACCGCTTGTGCTGAAATCAGTTCCGGATGCAAAATTCCTCATGGTGGGTGATGGTGAATTAAAAGAAGAGGCCATGGCGCTTGCAGTGGAACTGAAAATTGAGCAGAATATCAGATTCCTTCCTTTTTCAAAAAATGTGAAGGAAGTCCTTAAAGCAGTTGATGTGTTTGTTCTTCCCTCATTGTGGGAAGTAATACCTCTTGCGTTACTGGAAGCAATGGCGATGAAAAAACTCTGCATCGGAACTGATATACCCGGCACAACCGAAGCATTAAAGGACGGCGTGAACGGATTTTTATTTAAGACGGGCAATGAAAAAGAGCTTGCTGAAAAAATGCTGGCGGCCTATGCAGTAAGGGACAGCAGAGAACTGCTTACTTCATCGGCACGAAAAACAGTTACAGAACATTTTGATCTGAAGCAGCTTGTGAGAAAAAATCAGGCGCTTTACGCAAAACTTCTCTCGCAGGCATAA
- a CDS encoding SpoIIE family protein phosphatase, producing MKAFLVDDDTRLLQMLQMQLELHGFQCKTTSDSVTAARTAESFNPDIIISDLQMPEVDGFLFRKQVMDNPRLREIPFIFLTSNDEEENLLEGYNLEINDYIQKTTSPRLLIKKIETVLQNRTLLKQSAKQELKKAASLVSHQPEEQQQIADNFTVSIICRPFADTPGGDFVEKIDLISGQTLYIIADVMGKEWEAWFHSFPFKSHIKAAVSEQQQKGGAFDAAAVLDSLNRIITSDGLLANYSIAITLLVVDLHQSSVQIAGAGSLPLFWIRQNGMVEEVDPIEAAPGFSRKTVYTSRVVFPEKGERLLAFTDGIIESAGNNSLNLYQELKNLLAEHPGYESLEWLEKEIKSQAGFEASDDVTLLEIRRNY from the coding sequence ATGAAAGCATTTCTCGTGGATGATGACACCCGGCTGCTGCAGATGCTGCAGATGCAGCTTGAACTGCACGGGTTTCAATGTAAAACCACTTCAGATTCCGTAACGGCTGCCCGGACAGCAGAATCATTTAATCCCGACATTATCATATCCGATCTGCAGATGCCGGAAGTTGACGGCTTTTTATTCAGGAAGCAGGTTATGGATAATCCGCGGCTGCGGGAGATACCCTTTATCTTTCTCACTTCAAATGACGAGGAGGAGAACCTGCTTGAGGGCTATAATCTGGAAATAAACGATTATATCCAGAAGACAACCAGTCCGCGTTTGCTGATTAAAAAAATTGAGACCGTACTTCAGAACCGGACACTTTTAAAGCAATCGGCAAAACAGGAACTTAAAAAAGCCGCTTCACTGGTTTCACATCAGCCTGAGGAACAGCAGCAGATCGCTGATAATTTTACCGTAAGCATCATATGCAGACCATTTGCAGACACACCCGGGGGCGATTTCGTGGAAAAGATAGACCTTATCTCCGGGCAGACACTCTATATCATTGCTGATGTTATGGGTAAGGAATGGGAGGCGTGGTTTCACTCATTTCCGTTTAAGAGCCACATCAAAGCAGCAGTTTCAGAACAGCAGCAGAAGGGGGGAGCGTTTGATGCCGCTGCGGTGCTTGATTCTCTTAACAGAATAATTACCAGTGACGGGCTGCTTGCCAATTATTCGATAGCAATTACGCTGCTTGTGGTTGATCTGCATCAGTCTTCTGTGCAGATAGCAGGAGCCGGAAGTCTTCCGCTGTTCTGGATCAGACAGAATGGTATGGTTGAGGAAGTTGATCCCATCGAAGCAGCCCCGGGTTTCAGCCGTAAGACTGTATATACTTCCCGGGTTGTCTTTCCTGAGAAGGGGGAACGGCTGCTTGCCTTTACGGACGGTATCATCGAGTCGGCAGGGAATAACAGCCTTAATCTTTACCAGGAACTAAAGAATCTGCTTGCGGAGCATCCCGGTTATGAAAGTCTTGAGTGGCTTGAGAAGGAAATTAAAAGCCAGGCTGGATTTGAAGCTAGTGATGATGTCACCCTCCTTGAAATAAGAAGAAATTATTAA
- a CDS encoding STAS domain-containing protein, protein MNLEIKTEKNITVIALGSERATITDAPKFKAALVELIDKQGVNKIVVELKGVEFIDSTFLSSLVTGLKLVSEKKGDLKVSHLEPPVRVMFELTRLYKVIEVFGNTAEAVDSF, encoded by the coding sequence ATGAATCTCGAAATCAAAACTGAAAAAAACATCACTGTTATCGCTCTCGGAAGTGAAAGGGCGACCATCACTGATGCACCAAAATTCAAAGCTGCTCTTGTTGAACTGATTGATAAGCAGGGAGTCAATAAAATTGTTGTTGAACTCAAAGGGGTGGAATTCATTGACAGTACCTTTCTCAGTTCACTGGTAACAGGGCTGAAACTGGTGTCTGAGAAGAAAGGGGATCTTAAAGTATCTCACCTGGAACCGCCGGTGCGCGTCATGTTTGAACTCACCCGTTTATATAAGGTGATTGAAGTATTCGGCAATACCGCTGAAGCAGTAGATAGTTTCTAA
- a CDS encoding glycosyltransferase — protein sequence MKNRDIIIVGLQDWDTPIGSNCKNIALEFARDNRVLYVNYPLDMITFLREKSNPNIRKRIDAITSRKAQIREVQKNLWSFYPANLISSINWIASPSLFNYLNKRNNRSFAKEIKRAAKMLGFSNYILFNDNDIFRSFYLKEELQPDMSVYYIRDYLLSVPYWQKHGARLEPELIQKSDVVVTNSVYLRNYAARYNSNSHYVGQGCETDLFDPEKQYPVPEELKSVRKPVVGYIGMLASLRLDIQLLISLAEKMPDISFVFVGPEDNDFASSRLHNISNVHFLGSREVSRLPEYVAHFDVCINPQIVNDVTIGNYPRKVDEYLAMGKPVVATRTEAMEVFNDHTYLALGADDYAEKITRALQENSEALKKQRSQFTREHTWENSVAAIYNAMNIKGGRQ from the coding sequence ATGAAAAACAGAGATATCATTATTGTCGGTTTGCAGGATTGGGATACACCGATCGGCAGCAATTGTAAAAATATTGCGCTGGAATTCGCCCGGGACAATCGTGTGCTCTATGTCAATTACCCACTTGATATGATCACTTTTCTCAGGGAAAAAAGCAATCCGAACATCAGGAAAAGAATAGATGCTATCACTTCCCGTAAAGCGCAAATCAGGGAAGTGCAGAAAAATCTCTGGAGTTTTTATCCCGCCAATCTTATCAGTTCCATAAACTGGATTGCATCCCCCTCTCTTTTTAACTACCTGAATAAACGAAATAACAGATCCTTTGCAAAGGAAATAAAAAGAGCGGCAAAGATGCTTGGCTTTTCCAATTACATTCTTTTTAATGATAATGATATCTTCCGCAGTTTTTATCTGAAGGAAGAGCTTCAGCCGGATATGTCGGTTTATTATATACGCGATTATCTTCTTTCCGTTCCCTACTGGCAGAAACATGGCGCCCGCCTTGAGCCGGAACTGATTCAGAAATCGGATGTGGTTGTTACCAATTCCGTATATCTGAGAAATTATGCTGCCCGATACAACAGCAATTCCCACTATGTAGGTCAGGGATGTGAAACCGATCTTTTTGATCCGGAAAAACAGTATCCGGTGCCTGAAGAACTGAAGTCAGTTAGAAAACCTGTCGTGGGTTATATTGGCATGCTTGCCTCGCTGCGTCTGGATATACAGCTTCTGATCTCGCTCGCCGAGAAGATGCCGGATATATCATTTGTGTTTGTCGGGCCGGAGGACAATGATTTTGCTTCAAGCCGCCTGCACAACATCAGCAATGTGCACTTCCTTGGCTCAAGGGAAGTAAGCCGTCTGCCGGAATATGTTGCCCATTTTGATGTTTGCATCAATCCGCAGATTGTAAATGATGTAACGATAGGAAATTATCCCCGCAAGGTTGATGAATATCTGGCAATGGGAAAGCCGGTTGTTGCAACAAGAACCGAAGCAATGGAAGTCTTTAATGACCATACATATCTTGCTCTGGGAGCAGATGATTATGCTGAAAAAATCACCCGTGCACTGCAGGAAAACTCAGAAGCACTGAAGAAACAGCGCAGCCAGTTTACCAGAGAGCACACCTGGGAAAACAGCGTTGCGGCTATATATAATGCAATGAACATCAAAGGCGGCAGGCAGTGA
- a CDS encoding flippase, giving the protein MADKNYWLRSGTYTLLQRLFTVLFGFGSFAILVRYLSKDDFGIYALFISVSSLIEVARIGLIQNALIKFLSSAKDEDYKEIISSSFFLNILVTVILVAVLVIAAPFLGTLWNSEKIVPLFYLYTITTVILIFFHQFNYLQQANLDFRGFFFSNFARHGSFFLMVIAEVYFIKPDADLNRLVIYLSVGAVLGTLTSFGFGKKYLRMAGYISREWVKRLFQYGKYVFGTNISTMLFTSIDQFMLGTMLPTSSVAVFNTANRVNNLIDVPVSSVAAIVFPQSAKRASEEGHDTAARLYEKSVGVLVAILLPALFFMFLLADWVIIIIAGSAYLESAPILRVILITAFFQPFVRQFGTIMDSVGRPKTNFYLIMIISLLNVASNYIFIKAFGTIGAALGTLVTMALFTVIAQILLKKYLQVRLISVFAQIPETYMEVFRIGAQAMAKIKKR; this is encoded by the coding sequence ATGGCCGATAAAAATTACTGGCTGCGTTCAGGCACTTATACTCTCCTGCAGCGTCTGTTTACTGTTCTCTTCGGTTTTGGCTCCTTTGCTATACTGGTGAGGTATCTGAGCAAAGATGACTTTGGAATCTATGCTCTTTTTATATCAGTATCCTCGCTGATAGAAGTAGCACGTATCGGGCTGATACAGAATGCACTCATTAAATTCCTTTCCTCGGCAAAAGATGAGGACTATAAGGAAATCATCAGTTCCTCTTTCTTTCTGAATATACTGGTTACGGTCATTCTTGTCGCGGTTCTTGTAATCGCGGCTCCCTTTCTGGGAACACTCTGGAATTCTGAAAAAATTGTTCCGCTTTTCTATCTCTACACCATCACAACTGTCATACTTATTTTCTTCCATCAGTTTAACTACCTGCAGCAGGCGAATCTTGACTTCCGCGGATTTTTCTTCAGCAACTTTGCGCGCCACGGTTCATTTTTTCTGATGGTGATTGCTGAGGTATATTTTATAAAACCTGATGCCGATCTTAACCGTCTGGTTATCTATCTGAGTGTGGGGGCGGTACTGGGAACGCTGACCTCCTTCGGTTTTGGAAAAAAATATCTCCGCATGGCCGGATATATAAGCCGTGAATGGGTAAAAAGACTTTTCCAGTATGGCAAATATGTTTTTGGCACTAATATTAGCACCATGCTTTTTACGAGCATTGATCAGTTTATGCTTGGTACCATGCTTCCGACTTCTTCAGTGGCGGTATTTAATACAGCAAACCGGGTTAATAATCTTATTGATGTACCGGTTTCATCTGTGGCGGCAATAGTTTTTCCGCAGAGCGCAAAACGCGCATCGGAAGAGGGACATGATACCGCGGCCCGGCTTTATGAAAAATCGGTTGGTGTTCTGGTTGCCATTCTGCTGCCGGCTCTTTTCTTTATGTTCCTCCTCGCTGACTGGGTGATTATTATCATCGCCGGGAGTGCTTATCTGGAATCTGCTCCGATCTTGCGGGTAATCCTTATTACGGCATTTTTTCAGCCGTTTGTCAGGCAGTTCGGCACCATTATGGATTCCGTGGGCAGGCCAAAGACGAATTTTTATCTTATTATGATTATTTCCCTGCTTAATGTTGCGTCGAACTATATTTTCATAAAAGCATTCGGCACCATCGGGGCAGCTCTGGGGACACTGGTTACTATGGCTCTTTTTACCGTAATCGCACAGATTTTACTTAAGAAGTATCTGCAGGTACGGCTTATTTCGGTATTTGCCCAAATCCCTGAAACCTACATGGAGGTCTTTCGCATCGGGGCTCAGGCCATGGCGAAAATAAAAAAACGCTGA